In Candidatus Obscuribacterales bacterium, the following are encoded in one genomic region:
- a CDS encoding SDR family oxidoreductase — MKAFVAGATGRTGQLIVKALEQRQIPTRSLVRDRQKAAAVLSDWSEQWVGDVLQPETLDAAIAGCDVVFCATGAQPSWDPTLPYRVDFEGTKNLVDAAKRQQVQHMVFVSSLCVSRLLHPLNIFWLILVWKKQAEAYLQGSGLTYTIVRPGGLKSTAPTDPLQMAAADTLFEGSLSREQVAEVCVEALRLPSAKNKVVEIIAQPDAPQQTLEQWFDSIT; from the coding sequence GTGAAAGCATTTGTAGCCGGCGCTACGGGGCGCACAGGACAATTGATCGTAAAGGCCCTCGAACAACGTCAAATTCCTACTCGATCGCTGGTGCGCGATCGCCAAAAGGCAGCCGCTGTCTTGTCCGACTGGTCAGAACAGTGGGTGGGCGATGTTTTGCAGCCGGAAACCTTAGATGCAGCGATCGCAGGCTGTGATGTGGTCTTCTGCGCCACTGGAGCCCAGCCCAGTTGGGATCCAACCCTGCCCTATCGCGTGGATTTTGAAGGCACCAAGAACTTGGTGGATGCAGCTAAGCGTCAGCAGGTTCAGCATATGGTGTTTGTGTCATCGCTATGTGTGTCGCGACTTTTGCATCCCCTGAACATCTTTTGGTTGATTTTGGTATGGAAAAAACAGGCAGAAGCCTACCTGCAGGGCAGTGGCTTAACCTACACCATCGTTCGTCCCGGTGGGCTCAAAAGTACAGCGCCCACCGATCCCCTTCAAATGGCGGCAGCAGATACCCTGTTTGAAGGCAGCTTGTCCCGCGAACAAGTAGCGGAGGTCTGTGTGGAGGCGTTGAGGCTGCCTAGCGCCAAAAACAAAGTGGTGGAAATTATTGCCCAGCCCGATGCCCCCCAACAAACCCTAGAGCAATGGTTTGACAGCATTACATGA
- a CDS encoding DUF1997 domain-containing protein, translated as MTDSVEQPVESAVAEATHFRGQYANCMAMYADAQTVADYLDIHSEWFHRCAHPMKTDALGDNGYALTIGRFGSFGYEVEPKIGLHLLPQDEGVYRIETIPVPDYEAPGYHVDFRAALQLVEATSETGAPLTQVEWELDLDVAIYFPRFIRALPKSLIQGTGDRLLNQIVRQVSRRLTHKVQMDFHQTRDIPFPKAS; from the coding sequence GTGACTGACTCTGTTGAGCAGCCTGTAGAGTCCGCGGTGGCGGAAGCAACCCATTTTCGTGGGCAGTATGCTAACTGCATGGCTATGTATGCTGATGCTCAAACAGTTGCCGACTATCTAGACATTCACTCTGAATGGTTTCATCGCTGTGCCCACCCCATGAAAACCGATGCGCTTGGGGATAACGGCTATGCTTTAACGATTGGTCGCTTTGGTTCCTTTGGGTATGAAGTGGAACCCAAAATTGGTCTACACTTGCTGCCCCAAGATGAAGGCGTTTACCGGATTGAAACGATTCCCGTTCCCGACTACGAAGCACCGGGCTATCACGTTGATTTCCGGGCAGCGCTACAGCTTGTGGAAGCCACTTCCGAAACCGGCGCGCCTCTAACGCAGGTGGAATGGGAACTGGATCTGGACGTGGCTATCTATTTTCCTCGATTCATCCGGGCTCTACCCAAATCTCTCATCCAAGGCACCGGCGATCGCCTCCTGAACCAAATTGTCCGCCAAGTGTCCCGTCGCCTCACCCACAAAGTGCAAATGGACTTCCACCAAACTCGCGACATCCCGTTCCCTAAGGCCTCTTAG
- a CDS encoding DMT family transporter, with protein sequence MGQRLLGQDRRRILLPLVTSALFAGSFVAGKFTTLDMGPITTSFWRYAIALVFLSLLVRHYGRQSLRLARADVLPMALLGLFGVVGYHVLFFSSLRYTEVANSAIINAFSPVVTGSLAAIALRERLLLKNYLGCGLAVLGVLFLLTRGQISTILQLTFNRGDGLMLAAVVCWAIYTLIIKKLSARYSGFTISYYAALFGVVQLLLLSAWEGGPWRAISPASLGSVLYMGIGASGIGYLLYNLSVGAIGPTRTATSVYSIVPIFVALLALLFFQQPITPVMLASMGLIAMGLRLTLATPKE encoded by the coding sequence ATGGGTCAGAGACTCTTGGGGCAAGACAGACGGCGAATTCTTTTACCCTTGGTGACCAGCGCTCTGTTCGCAGGTAGCTTTGTGGCCGGGAAATTCACCACCTTGGATATGGGCCCGATCACCACATCGTTTTGGCGGTATGCGATCGCCCTTGTGTTTTTAAGTCTGTTGGTGCGGCACTATGGTCGCCAGTCCCTACGGTTGGCGCGGGCAGATGTGTTGCCCATGGCCCTACTGGGTCTCTTTGGCGTGGTAGGCTACCATGTGCTGTTCTTCTCCAGCCTGCGCTACACCGAGGTCGCCAACAGCGCCATCATCAATGCCTTCAGTCCTGTGGTCACCGGCAGTTTGGCAGCGATCGCCCTCCGAGAACGGCTGCTGCTGAAAAACTATCTGGGCTGCGGTCTGGCCGTACTTGGGGTGCTGTTCTTGCTCACTCGTGGACAGATCAGCACTATCTTGCAGCTCACGTTCAATCGAGGTGATGGTCTGATGCTGGCGGCGGTGGTTTGCTGGGCGATTTACACCCTGATCATCAAAAAACTTTCAGCCCGGTACTCTGGTTTCACCATCAGCTACTACGCGGCGCTGTTTGGGGTGGTGCAACTGCTGCTGTTGTCAGCGTGGGAAGGCGGCCCCTGGCGCGCCATCTCCCCTGCATCGCTGGGGTCGGTGCTCTACATGGGTATCGGTGCATCGGGGATAGGCTACTTGCTCTATAACCTTAGTGTGGGAGCGATCGGCCCAACCCGCACGGCCACGTCGGTGTATAGCATCGTGCCGATCTTTGTCGCGCTGCTGGCCCTGCTGTTTTTTCAACAGCCGATTACGCCGGTGATGCTGGCCAGTATGGGGTTGATTGCCATGGGATTGCGCTTGACCCTCGCCACGCCCAAGGAATAG